The following coding sequences are from one Lycium ferocissimum isolate CSIRO_LF1 chromosome 3, AGI_CSIRO_Lferr_CH_V1, whole genome shotgun sequence window:
- the LOC132048670 gene encoding uncharacterized protein LOC132048670 has protein sequence MGTEGWSDKSTGELASLPQLKVADASPYSLHPSDHPGLIFVTDPLSENGENYFTWRRNFLNALHSKNKARFVNGTVERPKENSQDLQPWIQCNAIMLSWLTNAIAKELQGSAAHVETAREIWVDLEERFTQGIAPRVYELKRAIALLQQEIASISSYYGKLKFVWGEMQSLVPTPSCTCGCVCGAAKEMQSIREEEKVFDFLMVLDDAYSTVRSQILSVDALPNLGRAYAIADQKEKQRSVAANRIPTIEATALLTKGGESRQRKIEDGTQYQFPPCIHCGKTNHNKDFCYTVIGYP, from the coding sequence ATGGGAACTGAAGGATGGAGTGATAAAAGCACGGGAGAACTAGCAAGTCTGCCTCAACTCAAAGTTGCAGATGCTTCTCCCTATTCCTTGCATCCATCCGATCACCCAGGTTTGATTTTTGTTACCGATCCTCTTAGTGAAAATGGAGAAAACTATTTCACTTGGAGAAGAAATTTTCTTAATGCATTGCACTCGAAAAACAAGGCTAGATTTGTTAATGGAACCGTCGAGAGACCAAAAGAAAACTCTCAGGATTTACAGCCATGGATACAGTGCAATGCCATTATGCTTTCATGGCTTACGAATGCAATTGCCAAAGAACTTCAGGGTAGTGCCGCACATGTTGAAActgctagagaaatttgggtagATCTGGAAGAGCGATTTACCCAAGGAATTGCACCAAGAGTTTATGAACTGAAGCGTGCCATTGCTCTCTTGCAACAAGAGATAGCGTCTATTTCATCCTATTACGGTAAACTTAAGTTCGTGTGGGGTGAGATGCAAAGTCTCGTTCCAACTCCGTCTTGCACATGTGGTTGCGTTTGCGGTGCAGCAAAGGAGATGCAATCCATAAGGGAGGAGGAAAAGGTTTTTGATTTTCTAATGGTACTTGATGATGCATATTCAACTGTGCGTTCTCAAATATTAAGTGTCGACGCGTTGCCAAACTTAGGAAGAGCCTATGCTATCGCGGATCAAAAAGAGAAGCAGAGATCTGTTGCTGCAAATCGCATACCCACTATTGAAGCAACTGCCTTACTGACTAAAGGAGGTGAATCACGACAAAGGAAAATTGAAGATGGGACTCAGTATCAATTTCCACCTTGCATACACTGTGGGAAAACAAATCACAACAAAGATTTTTGCTACACAGTGATCGGTTATCCTTGA
- the LOC132049640 gene encoding E3 ubiquitin-protein ligase AIRP2 isoform X1 translates to MLLLNGNIGIKDRVMRKSFKDSLKALEADIQHANTLASDYPREYDGASLQMRLSYSPCAQFFLFLVQWTDCHFAGALGLLRILIYKVTFPFFLLRRLSVFLGHESFLMMLLQAYEDGKTSMYIHERKASIKQFYGMIFPSLLQLQRGITEIDERKQREICATKFKKGDAMNKGKLSEIEIEREEECGICMEMDTKVVLPSCNHSLCMKCYRNWRARSQSCPFCRDSLKRVDSGELWIYTNICDIKDLCTITRENMKRLLMYIEKLPVVYPDPTVVSYQPHY, encoded by the exons atgttgttgttgaatgggAATATTGGAATTAAAGATAGGGTGATGAGGAAGTCTTTCAAAGATTCACTTAAAGCACTTGAAGCTGATATTCAACATGCCAACACTCT GGCTTCGGATTATCCAAGAGAATATGATGGTGCCAGCCTTCAGATGAGACTGTCATACAGTCCTTGTGCTCAGTTCTTTCTGTTTCTTGTTCAGTGGACTGACTGTCACTTTGCTGGTGCTCTTGGATTGCTTAGAATCCTTATTTATAAGGTAACTTTCCCATTTTTCTTGTTGCGTCGTCTTTCAGTGTTTCTTGGTCACGAAAGCTTCCTCATGATGTTATTGCAGGCTTATGAGGATGGTAAGACAAGCATGTATATTCATGAGAGAAAAGCTAGTATAAAACAGTTCTATG GTATGATATTTCCCTCTTTGCTGCAACTTCAAAGGGGGATCACTGAAATTGATGAGAGGAAGCAGCGAGAGATATGCGCAACCAAATTCAAAAAAGGTGATGCGATGAACAAAGGTAAGCTGTCTGAAATCGAAATAGAGAGGGAGGAGGAATGTGGTATCTGCATGGAGATGGATACGAAGGTTGTCTTACCATCCTGCAATCACTCTTTGTGCATGAAGTGTTATAGAAACTG GCGTGCCCGATCTCAGTCGTGCCCTTTCTGTCGAGATAGTCTCAAAAGAGTGGATTCTGGAGAACTTTGGATATACACCAACATATGTGATATCAAGGACTTGTGCACAATAACAAGGGAAAATATGAAGAGGCTTCTCATGTACATCGAAAAATTGCCTGTCGTCTATCCGGATCCAACAGTTGTCTCTTATCAGCCTCATTATTGA
- the LOC132048669 gene encoding putative receptor-like protein kinase At3g47110, with the protein MGNSIWLLLYFQYSIIVFSIAISGLESTDQLALLDFKSRISEDPLHVMASWNDHSSHFCNWTGVTCSPSIGRVTFLDLSSRELVGTIPASIGNLSFLTVIDLGNNSFRGEIPQRIGLLLQLQHLNLSFNYFSGNIPANLTYCEELRVLDLRFNDLVGKLVGQLSSLSKLYLLKLKRNSFTGGIPRWLGNISSLEFLDISSNSLQGPIPQELRRLTNLKVFHVNSNKLTGTIPSSIFNISSIYYFSVTQNLLHGQLPADVGLTLPNLEVFAGAVNSFTGPIPVSLANASKLTVIDISQNKLIGDVPTSFGKLKTLVRLNFEANRPGGRGSYEGLKFLDFLTNCTNLMVLSFATNNFRGEVPYSITNLSTVLEIFSLGYNRLHGTLPAGVGNLISLTLLGMDGNYLNGSVPEAIGKLEYLEVLYLNENAFSGKIPSSIGNLTRLTSLYLQENRLEGSIPPELGKCKILSTLNLTKNNLVGSIPEEVAGLSSLSVSLSLASNSLTGSLPKELGQLINLEELDVSHNKFSGEIPSTLSNCLRLERVNISNNLFQGSIPQSFTNLKGLVEIDFSRNNLSGKVPEFLGKLPYLRKLDLSFNELEGGMPKEGIFESTSAISIKGNNRLCGGAPSLQLPKCSKATKHLHSRVSLAVIVPVALSVLVLCSCAAYYRFSNSRKAHLWNDGQLAQIPRTTYREILKATDGFSENNLLGTGSFGSVYKAHFHGDDTIMAVKVLNLQQRGALRSFLDECRALRNIRHRNLLRIKTACSSIDRQGNDFKCLVFEFMSNGNLHDWLHPENDDQHHQTKKLTFIQRLNIVVDVASAIDYLHNHCPTPIVHCDLKPSNILLDEDMSAHVGDFGLATFLLDTSSNSWSHQISAALKGSIGYIPTEYGSGGQASALGDVYSFGIVLLEVFICRRPTDAMFNECLNLHKYVSMALPENVMEIADPVMLLAEEEQNINQDQARRIEECLVSVLEIGLACSASSPRDRVPIDTVLSKLQAIKESFLSRR; encoded by the exons ATGGGCAATTCCATATGGCTTTTGTTATACTTCCAGTACTCAATTATTGTTTTTTCCATTGCAATCTCAGGTTTGGAATCAACTGATCAACTAGCACTACTAGACTTCAAAAGCAGAATAAGTGAGGATCCACTCCATGTCATGGCTTCTTGGAATGATCATTCTTCCCATTTCTGCAACTGGACAGGTGTAACATGTAGCCCATCCATTGGAAGAGTTACATTTCTTGATTTGAGTTCACGAGAACTCGTTGGCACCATTCCGGCTTCCATTGGCAATCTCAGTTTCCTTACAGTTATTGATCTTGGAAACAATAGCTTTCGTGGTGAAATTCCTCAACGAATCGGTCTCTTACTGCAGCTGCAACATCTCAATCTCAGTTTCAATTATTTTAGTGGAAATATTCCTGCCAATTTAACTTACTGCGAGGAACTTAGAGTACTTGATCTACGATTTAATGATCTTGTTGGGAAACTTGTGGGTCAACTCAGTTCTCTTTCAAAGCTGTATTTGTTAAAATTGAAAAGGAACTCTTTCACAGGAGGCATCCCACGTTGGTTAGGAAACATTTCATCTTTAGAGTTCCTTGACATTTCCAGTAATAGTCTACAAGGACCAATACCTCAGGAACTTCGCCGTCTAACGAATTTGAAAGTATTTCATGTGAACTCGAATAAATTAACTGGTACAATCCCTTCATCGATTTTCAATATTTCTTCCATCTACTATTTCTCTGTTACTCAAAATCTACTGCATGGACAACTTCCAGCAGATGTAGGCCTTACTCTTCCAAACCTTGAAGTATTCGCTGGTGCTGTCAACAGCTTCACCGGACCTATTCCCGTCTCATTGGCGAATGCTTCTAAGCTTACCGTGATTgatatttcccaaaataaacTTATTGGAGATGTGCCAACTagttttggaaagttgaaaacgTTGGTTAGGCTCAACTTTGAGGCGAACAGACCAGGAGGGAGGGGAAGTTATGAGGGcttgaaatttcttgatttCCTAACCAATTGTACAAATCTGATGGTACTGAGTTTTGCAACCAATAACTTTAGGGGAGAAGTGCCTTACTCAATCACTAATCTTTCAACTGTACTTGAGATATTTTCTCTAGGTTACAATAGGTTACATGGTACTCTTCCTGCTGGAGTAGGCAACCTTATTAGTTTGACCCTACTAGGAATGGACGGAAACTATCTCAATGGCAGTGTTCCTGAAGCTATAGGTAAACTTGAATATCTGGAAGTTCTCtatttgaatgaaaatgcatTTTCAGGGAAGATACCATCCTCTATTGGTAACTTGACACGGTTAACTAGTCTATACCTGCAAGAAAATAGACTAGAAGGAAGCATACCTCCAGAGTTGGGGAAGTGTAAGATTTTGTCGACGCTAAACCTTACTAAGAATAATCTTGTTGGCTCCATACCGGAAGAGGTTGCAGGACTATCTTCGCTTTCAGTTTCCTTATCATTGGCAAGTAACTCTTTAACTGGATCCTTGCCAAAAGAACTTGGTCAGTTGATAAATCTCGAGGAATTGGATGTTTCACACAACAAATTTTCTGGTGAGATTCCAAGCACTCTCAGCAATTGCCTCCGCTTAGAGCGTGTAAATATTAGTAATAATCTCTTTCAAGGAAGTATTCCTCAATCCTTTACAAATTTAAAAGGATTAGTTGAGATAGATTTTTCACGGAACAATTTGTCAGGAAAAGTACCAGAATTTCTTGGAAAGCTTCCATATCTCAGAAAACTGGACCTTTCATTCAATGAACTTGAAGGTGGGATGCCAAAAGAAGGGATCTTTGAAAGTACAAGCGCAATTTCAATCAAAGGAAACAATAGACTTTGTGGAGGTGCTCCCAGCTTACAGTTGCCTAAATGCTCCAAAGCTACCAAGCACCTTCATTCAAGAGTGTCGCTAGCTGTTATTGTTCCTGTTGCATTGTCAGTTTTGGTGCTATGTTCCTGTGCTGCTTATTACCGCTTCAGCAACTCAAGAAAGGCACACCTTTGGAATGATGGGCAGCTAGCACAGATACCAAGAACTACATATCGAGAAATACTTAAAGCAACAGATGGTTTCTCTGAGAATAACTTGCTAGGTACAGGAAGTTTTGGTTCAGTATACAAAGCGCATTTCCATGGTGACGATACAATAATGGCAGTCAAAGTGTTGAACCTACAACAAAGAGGGGCCTTGAGGAGCTTCCTAGATGAATGCAGAGCTTTGAGAAATATAAGACATCGTAATCTTCTCAGAATAAAGACAGCTTGTTCGAGCATTGATCGCCAAGGTAATGACTTCAAATGCCTAGTTTTTGAGTTCATGTCTAATGGCAACCTACACGATTGGTTGCATCCAGAAAATGATGATCAGCACCACCAAACCAAGAAGCTGACCTTTATCCAAAGGCTAAACATTGTCGTAGATGTTGCATCCGCAATTGACTATCTCCACAACCACTGCCCAACACCAATAGTTCATTGTGATCTAAAGCCAAGCAACATACTCCTCGATGAAGATATGTCTGCCCATGTTGGTGACTTTGGACTAGCAACATTTCTCCTTGACACATCGAGCAATTCTTGGAGTCATCAGATTTCCGCAGCACTAAAGGGTTCTATAGGTTACATCCCAACAG AGTACGGATCAGGCGGCCAAGCATCAGCACTTGGAGATGTTTACAGCTTTGGAATAGTGTTGCTGGAAGTGTTCATCTGCAGAAGACCAACTGACGCGATGTTTAACGAGTGTCTAAATCTTCACAAGTATGTTTCAATGGCTTTGCCTGAAAATGTCATGGAGATTGCAGACCCTGTAATGCTCTTGGCAGAGGAAGAACAAAACATCAATCAAGATCAAGCACGAAGAATAGAAGAATGTCTGGTGTCGGTTTTGGAAATCGGGCTTGCATGTTCTGCATCATCACCTAGAGATAGAGTGCCAATAGACACTGTTTTGAGCAAACTTCAAGCAATCAAGGAGTCCTTCCTTTCAAGGAGATGA
- the LOC132049640 gene encoding E3 ubiquitin-protein ligase AIRP2 isoform X2, producing MLLLNGNIGIKDRVMRKSFKDSLKALEADIQHANTLASDYPREYDGASLQMRLSYSPCAQFFLFLVQWTDCHFAGALGLLRILIYKAYEDGKTSMYIHERKASIKQFYGMIFPSLLQLQRGITEIDERKQREICATKFKKGDAMNKGKLSEIEIEREEECGICMEMDTKVVLPSCNHSLCMKCYRNWRARSQSCPFCRDSLKRVDSGELWIYTNICDIKDLCTITRENMKRLLMYIEKLPVVYPDPTVVSYQPHY from the exons atgttgttgttgaatgggAATATTGGAATTAAAGATAGGGTGATGAGGAAGTCTTTCAAAGATTCACTTAAAGCACTTGAAGCTGATATTCAACATGCCAACACTCT GGCTTCGGATTATCCAAGAGAATATGATGGTGCCAGCCTTCAGATGAGACTGTCATACAGTCCTTGTGCTCAGTTCTTTCTGTTTCTTGTTCAGTGGACTGACTGTCACTTTGCTGGTGCTCTTGGATTGCTTAGAATCCTTATTTATAAG GCTTATGAGGATGGTAAGACAAGCATGTATATTCATGAGAGAAAAGCTAGTATAAAACAGTTCTATG GTATGATATTTCCCTCTTTGCTGCAACTTCAAAGGGGGATCACTGAAATTGATGAGAGGAAGCAGCGAGAGATATGCGCAACCAAATTCAAAAAAGGTGATGCGATGAACAAAGGTAAGCTGTCTGAAATCGAAATAGAGAGGGAGGAGGAATGTGGTATCTGCATGGAGATGGATACGAAGGTTGTCTTACCATCCTGCAATCACTCTTTGTGCATGAAGTGTTATAGAAACTG GCGTGCCCGATCTCAGTCGTGCCCTTTCTGTCGAGATAGTCTCAAAAGAGTGGATTCTGGAGAACTTTGGATATACACCAACATATGTGATATCAAGGACTTGTGCACAATAACAAGGGAAAATATGAAGAGGCTTCTCATGTACATCGAAAAATTGCCTGTCGTCTATCCGGATCCAACAGTTGTCTCTTATCAGCCTCATTATTGA